In Cyprinus carpio isolate SPL01 chromosome A5, ASM1834038v1, whole genome shotgun sequence, the sequence AATAGTAATGCATTCCCATCCCCAAAACCAAAAAGTTGGGTGTTTTatagtctctttctctctcacacacactctaaaaagaaagaaaataacctCGTCATGTCTGGAAAGACAAGGTTTTGGAGCAAGATCAATCTTGCTTTGAAGTGCAGTTTGTGAGATGTACTTTGAGTGGACTTCACAGAAGGTTGTGACAGATATCTGTCTGTGCCAGTTTCATTCTGAGGATTAGATTAGATGTAGATCACTCTTCTGCTCATGGAAAAGCACCCACAGACAGAATAAATCAGCAGGCCAATCTTTTAGCAATGAAGATCTCTTTAAACTTACAGATTCATGTCAAGACAAAAGAGGCTCATACATATACTCAGAGCGCCCCATCCGTTCACACCACTGGAGTTTTCCCATTGTGCTTCAGTGTAAAACAGCAGCATATGGGAGTCGGACAAAGCGTTATTGGATCTGATTTCAAGTGGTGTTACTTCATTTGTCTAGGCATTACTGGCATCATAAAGGGATATGATTGTTCATCACAAGCTTTCCATGTGACGCATATGCATCATCTCATTTATCCATTTCTGTCTATTCTTCCACTCTGTTAGTATTTTGGAGTCAGGGCTGTGGGACAACCCCAGCCCTGACCCACGAGGCCGCAGGTTAAGAGATCAATTCCTGGATGCTGTACATCCATAGCCATCGGGGGACTAGGATCAAAACCTGACAGGAGGCCCACCATCATTGTGCTCCTATTGGACCTCCAGATCAAAAGTAAGTCAACAGATTTCACTCTTTTGGCTTTAACATTGTAGCATTGTTTCTTATTATAGAAATCAGTTGCTTTTTAGcgtgtattattatatttattgtgtattactgagtattattgttttgattatttgaaAACTGGTTAATGTGATAAAAGGGTCAGTGACATGACACTCAGTTTTTGTCCTATCAATGAATTTAAGTAGTTTTGCATaatcctttattattattgttttagaaaaaaatatataaacaaaatggtTTCACTGCTTAGTTGCattaaaaataaccactttaGTTCACAAAATTAAAGTcatctaatgttaacaagcagaaaaaaaaacaggaaattatatcataGAGAATACTGCCACAGATCCTCATGACTGcccaaaaacataataatatttatgaattaataaaaaaaaaaaacttactttgaaacatatattaaaaacctTTTTGATGATCCTAGAGGCTGTATTTGAAGGTGTAAGgagtatgtttttcttttaatttactttttttttttttacccgatgacatttttagagtcattaaatttaaactgttcttgtgaatagtgttttttttttttacctaaataaCACATTTCTAACTCTGGACATGTTTTAAACCAGATTTTTAAAGGATTGGTCCCTTTTTTAAAATCCTGGAGAGTCATAAATGTCATTGTCCCAAACGTCAGCTCTTTGAAACTTGTTGTACTAACCTTTGCCCCGGCCAAAAATTCCAGACAACTCTCTTCTAATGTTagcaaatcatttttttcaaGTGCATGCCTGTCCACATAACTGCTACATTCACCTTAACGCACTCAATACTGTTTGTGTTTGCTCAGCTGAAGGTGTGAGAGTGTGAGGAGAGGTGAGATGGAGTCAGAGGAGACAGAAGGACGCACTTTAGTGCAGGTGATCAGTGAGAAGTACAGCCCGGAAAACTTCCCATACTGCCGTGGGCCAGGAGTTGGAGTGGTGATCCGGTCGAGTCCCCAGGGTTCTCCTGTCAAAGGTcagttttatttttggcattaGGTGAAATTCTGAGCCTGCTAGTTAAAGAGGGTGTTAGATACGATCTGGATCCTGATACACTGGTTATTATCATTTAACAATGTTTTGCTGTGTCTGTTGAAGAACAcatgttgttatcattatagaaatgtattctAGGGCCAAAAACTAAAGGATATTCCAAAGATATTAAGTTAAATAAACTTTCATCAATTTATTACATTAACTGGTTATTTAAAGGTGtctctgtgtatttgtgtattagATCGTCTAAATCTGCCCAGCATCCTGGTTCTGGATAGTTGTGGAATCACAGAGGCCGGAGATGACGAGGAGGTGGCCACTTTCTGTGCTCACGTGGTTGAGTTAGACCTCTCTTACAACCAGTTAAAAGACTGGGGAGAGGTGAGAAAAATGAGTCACAGGTTTTGTCTCAGTGTATTTACAGTTGTGTATTTAACACAAAAAAGTAAGTTCACAAtaagatatatgtgaccctggaccacaaaaccagtcttaagtcgctggggtatatttgtagcaatatccaaaaaaaacattgtatgggtcaaaattatcgatttttcttttatgccaaaaatcattatgatattaagtaaagatcatgttccatgaagatattttgtaaatttcctactgtaaacctatcaaaacttaatttttgattagtaatatgcatagctaagaattcatttggacaattttaaaggcgatttcctcagtattctgatttttttgtaccctcagattcaaggttttcaaatagttgtatctcggccaaatattgtccgatcctaataaaccatacatcaatggaaagcttatttattcagtataaTGTATAagtatgatgtataaatctcaatttgacACTTAagaccagggtcacatataggtAACACTTACTGAACGATTCAATAATATTCAGTTCATTAACAGTgattaatgcattaggtatcataaGCTAACTGTGAACaacaaatttaatgttaatttatgcaattaaaaaaaagtgttagtatttgtaaaaaatcaaattaatttagtaaggttaataaaactattattgtGTTAAAACATGGTTAACATATAGAACTGTATTAAGTCTTATCAAATTTCATACTTTGATGTTGGTAGTAAAtaagttttaaaggaatagttcccccaaaaatgaaaatttggctACCTTTAGGCTATCCAAGAGGTagattaaattgttttttcatcagaacagatttggattacaaatatagcattacattacttgctcaccaatgcagtaaatgggtgccgtcaaaatgagagtttaaacagctgtttaaaaatatcacagtaatccacatgactccagtaaATCAATTGTCCATCAATAAATGTCTCAAAATCTGgtgtgataataaaaaaaaaaaaaaaaaaaatttcaattttgggTTCATTTTTGGCAAAATTTAATGGGCTTAATGAAATCCACTCATTTCTTTTGAATAAGGGCAAATCATTTGCCCACGCAGATTTTGCACAGTTTTTCCACGCATATTCGGTTGACAAACAGAATGCTGTTTAATTTAAAACTGACTTCTGTCTGTGGACATTTTTTTGCCAGTTTCTCTGTCAGTAACATTCAAAAGTACAATGAAATCGAGTTCAGCTATACAAGCTTGACTAAACAAACTGGTTGGGTTTGGTCAGTTTTTCATTCTTTTCTCTCCTTTCCTCTTCTCTTTGTAGATAAGTAAGATCGTGTCTAACATCCCTAACCTAGACTTTCTCAATCTGAGTATGAATCCACTGAGAGGGTTGAGCCTAGAGCCTGGAGCTGCTGAAGCATTCTCAGGCCTCCGCCGCCTTGTGCTCAATAACACGCATGTCACCTGGGACGTGGTGCACACACTTACACGAGAGATCctagagtaagtgtgtgtgttttatagcatTTAAGTAGCCTGTCCCATGGCCCTATAGTTGTGAAAACGGAAGTTTTGTCATGCACTAAAACATGGTGTTTTCATGTGGTTCTATATATGTAGGCTGGAGCAATTGTTTTTGTGTCTAAACGAGTATGAGAGTGTGAGTGTACCATCTATACCGTGCCCGTCCCTGCGCCTGCTGCATATCACAGATAACCACCTGCAGGATTGGGCGGAGGTTCGTAAGTTGGGCCTTATATATCCAGGCCTGGCGTCTCTCATTCTGGCAAACAACTCCCTCTCGTCTATCCACGAGCCTGAGGACTCTCTACAGAGACTCTTCCCCAACCTGCGCAGCATCAACCTACACAACTCAGGTGCATGAACATCATCTCTGTAGACAGaatatcagcacacacacacttgtcaagGAAGTCGCAGCATTACCCTTCATAATCtgttcatttataatttaaacaaaattgagTAGTTTTGTATGAAGAACAGACCAAAACTGTAGCAGTTCTTCACTGAACATCTTCGCTTCCACTGCAGCTTTCAAATATTCTCTTTCTATTATTCAGTAGGTCATCTCCTTTCTGTGGTTTAACAGTCATGGattagtttaccaaaaaaatacatttctcacgctcatgttgttccaaaccatcAGATATTTGGTCATCTTGgaaacacaaattatatttttaatgatacttGAAAGAaatctgtccctccattgaaggCCATTCCACTAATACTATGATGCTTCAAAAACTTCCTAGATAAGAGAAAACTT encodes:
- the LOC109063266 gene encoding tubulin-specific chaperone cofactor E-like protein is translated as MESEETEGRTLVQVISEKYSPENFPYCRGPGVGVVIRSSPQGSPVKDRLNLPSILVLDSCGITEAGDDEEVATFCAHVVELDLSYNQLKDWGEISKIVSNIPNLDFLNLSMNPLRGLSLEPGAAEAFSGLRRLVLNNTHVTWDVVHTLTREILELEQLFLCLNEYESVSVPSIPCPSLRLLHITDNHLQDWAEVRKLGLIYPGLASLILANNSLSSIHEPEDSLQRLFPNLRSINLHNSGLCCWEDIEKLNSFPKLQEVRLMGIPLLQPYSDQERRYLMVAQLPRVTVLNGSVVTNGEREDAERFFIRYHLDCPEDELPQRLPPPLAEVDLRPLCHVQVEVRFGDQTEPLELRLDQTVADLKKHLRAMVQLPPKMIRVYYIDRQLGYSLEPQEMKYGARALHSYSIRDGDEILVVPKTQ